One region of Pseudomonas sp. ABC1 genomic DNA includes:
- a CDS encoding site-specific integrase, which produces MATIRNRGEYQWEVQIRRKGYPAQRKTFETKADAQAWARMIESEMDRGVFVSRAEAERTLFSELIDRYIGEVAPKHKGAYSEIKRLEALKRHPLASRIVATLTSSDFARYRDERLKIRKGNTVKRELALFQCVLEVARREWGIHLADNPVRMVSRPSYNDERSRRLAPDEETYLLGAFEYYERREDGTFADGSHNPWIRPIVQLALETAMRRGELFELRWKHVSLERRTAHLPATKNGFPRSLPLTPKAVELLRSLPRSLCGRVFPTTPDALKKAFVRGLVRARARYLDDCEKEAATPQEDFLLDLRFHDLRHEATCRLATKLPNLIELASVTGHREVNMLKRYYNITAEELAAKLA; this is translated from the coding sequence ATGGCAACAATCAGGAATCGCGGCGAGTATCAGTGGGAAGTGCAGATCCGCCGTAAGGGCTATCCAGCCCAGCGCAAGACCTTCGAAACCAAAGCCGACGCCCAAGCCTGGGCACGCATGATCGAAAGTGAAATGGACCGTGGCGTCTTCGTCTCCCGAGCCGAAGCGGAGCGCACGCTGTTCAGCGAGCTCATCGATCGCTACATCGGCGAGGTTGCTCCCAAGCACAAGGGCGCCTATTCGGAAATCAAACGCCTCGAAGCCCTCAAGCGGCACCCGTTGGCCAGTCGCATTGTCGCCACCCTCACATCTTCTGATTTCGCGCGCTACCGGGATGAACGTCTGAAGATCCGTAAGGGCAACACGGTCAAGCGCGAGCTCGCGCTGTTTCAATGCGTGCTTGAAGTTGCTCGGCGCGAGTGGGGCATTCACCTGGCCGACAACCCTGTCCGGATGGTCAGCCGGCCCAGCTACAACGACGAGCGTTCCCGCCGTCTGGCACCGGATGAAGAGACGTATCTGCTGGGCGCTTTCGAATACTACGAACGGCGTGAAGACGGCACCTTTGCGGATGGTTCGCACAATCCCTGGATTCGCCCGATCGTCCAGCTCGCATTAGAGACAGCCATGCGCCGAGGCGAGCTATTCGAACTGCGCTGGAAGCATGTCAGCCTGGAGCGGCGAACGGCTCATCTTCCCGCAACGAAGAATGGCTTTCCTCGATCGCTGCCGCTTACGCCGAAGGCAGTCGAGCTCCTTCGCAGCCTCCCAAGGTCGCTCTGCGGTCGGGTATTTCCAACCACCCCAGATGCCCTCAAGAAGGCTTTCGTGCGTGGGTTAGTACGGGCGCGGGCACGTTATCTGGATGATTGCGAGAAGGAGGCTGCAACGCCTCAGGAAGACTTCCTGCTTGATCTGCGTTTCCATGACCTTCGCCACGAAGCCACCTGTCGTTTGGCGACCAAGCTGCCGAACCTAATCGAGCTTGCCAGCGTGACCGGGCATCGTGAGGTCAACATGCTCAAGCGTTACTACAACATCACAGCGGAAGAGCTGGCCGCCAAACTAGCCTGA
- a CDS encoding response regulator, which yields MKRLHKILHIEDDPSIQAVVRVALEVVGGYEVLTCSTGPEALDRVTEFAPDLILLDVMMPAMGGPETLALLHEHVGLQETPIAFMTAKAQNDEIEHLLGLGACDVIVKPFDPMQLPARLQSAWERGQSPQPTA from the coding sequence ATGAAGCGATTGCACAAGATCCTGCATATCGAGGACGACCCGTCCATCCAGGCCGTGGTCAGGGTTGCCCTGGAAGTGGTGGGTGGCTACGAGGTACTGACCTGCTCGACCGGCCCGGAGGCTCTGGACCGCGTCACCGAATTCGCCCCCGACCTCATCCTGCTCGACGTGATGATGCCCGCGATGGGTGGTCCGGAAACCCTGGCGCTGCTGCACGAGCATGTGGGCCTGCAAGAAACGCCCATCGCCTTCATGACCGCCAAGGCCCAGAACGACGAGATCGAACACCTGCTCGGCCTGGGCGCCTGCGATGTCATCGTCAAACCCTTCGACCCCATGCAGTTGCCCGCCCGCCTCCAGAGCGCCTGGGAACGCGGGCAGTCGCCACAGCCTACAGCTTGA
- the rpmG gene encoding 50S ribosomal protein L33 yields the protein MRDLIRLVSSAGTGHFYTTDKNKRTTPDKIEIKKYDPVVRKHVIYKEAKIK from the coding sequence ATGCGTGATCTGATCCGTTTGGTGTCCAGCGCCGGTACCGGCCACTTCTACACCACCGACAAGAACAAGCGTACTACGCCCGACAAGATCGAAATCAAGAAGTACGATCCCGTCGTGCGCAAGCATGTGATCTACAAGGAAGCGAAAATCAAGTAA
- a CDS encoding N-6 DNA methylase, whose product MRIPLYEGLESSYEDIVYQFLRRALEDKNHTIRVKRSGYPEIDTIVPSAASGKLGKGASDAYIFREASPSGLCGLIELESTGKLQAGIAQIRKYAAGFFEKSLSAAQKQTVNSITERNLKLFVFDGRSIYLSTFSLDSGKETILINGQSIDSSNEISLNNQLISLFPRASRKAKINEDELIKLTAKIIRGHEKLQRNKALLMTLLASIYGATNESTYHHALEAIKSSQFDYDVKLYQTYKDFLIEITEDNDKEKIKQLYEKVAIYLYDLSKDQGMDLYGFIYEELASKESKKEQGEYYTPRHTIRPVLKSVFENYLAWDASELNKKIVLDPFCGSGGFLYEYIEIIRKKFNLSDSLIDEIAGKSLWGFDKSNVLGAYLNLFLAGDGSANVYRVRTSINWRKYFVYKDEKNKLSRLNDTKAIKFHLKQNLADINRHLKMLAGVDVQISEHDIDEFIEHDSPVDAFAMKKAGLTSCNKDERYLGNVDLLITNVPYGSVTEKREQFIESGQPAYGASLESNALRECIDYLKPAVKKGKYIQHAGGVCIAIVPDSVLENPTDKPIRDYLISRCEILSIVSLPPFTFAPYAMEKTYVLIFQKLAPEDFGYYRELGECFMYDSICDGKANSVNRYKTDHVANFEINDYKGNKRIVEAYIHNDFDPFFESLEPSSYSYLSKLEWAWRKDFSNYNPNWDQERVSEVWDKGGWRVLPGKKWGYFPLKRFKQLIQKEIKSKTLYRKIHSYLESQGIDKQAFCDDYEFYRNKLIGDVELSAAEHEKLHAAQLALLDVEAESVTLYENQEIEDVDLNPASHRYLGVKKESYNFENHLELVLNRTYASLDRIIDEFCHDFSSAFMPVRLGTEFEVIQGTQFSKVDAYKNPGNVAVFTAATDGPAYFVSEKISGKVKVNGPSLIWSRKGAKAGTVQKYNEKDESGNYLPFFISDVSGTIKPKPEKVDSYDLDFLLVYFSGLLKNERTSNSNNAQVNKSKIENLMIFLPSLETQMKIGDLVRATGHR is encoded by the coding sequence TTGCGAATTCCACTGTATGAAGGGCTTGAAAGCTCTTACGAAGACATTGTATATCAGTTTCTAAGAAGAGCTCTAGAGGATAAAAATCATACCATTAGAGTAAAAAGATCAGGATATCCAGAAATTGATACAATAGTTCCCTCCGCAGCATCTGGGAAATTAGGTAAGGGCGCTAGCGATGCTTATATATTCAGAGAGGCAAGCCCTAGCGGACTTTGTGGACTCATCGAACTAGAGTCAACAGGAAAATTACAGGCTGGAATAGCGCAAATAAGAAAATATGCAGCCGGATTTTTCGAAAAATCACTAAGTGCCGCACAGAAACAAACTGTTAACTCGATCACTGAGCGCAATCTAAAGCTATTTGTCTTTGACGGGAGATCTATCTATCTGTCTACCTTTAGCTTAGATTCCGGGAAAGAGACCATTCTTATAAATGGCCAAAGCATAGATAGTAGCAATGAAATCTCTTTAAATAATCAGTTGATTTCCTTATTCCCTCGTGCTTCGCGGAAAGCGAAGATAAACGAAGACGAGCTAATAAAGCTAACGGCAAAGATTATTAGAGGCCATGAGAAGCTGCAACGAAACAAAGCACTACTAATGACGTTATTGGCTTCGATCTATGGGGCTACAAATGAGAGCACTTATCATCACGCACTGGAAGCCATAAAATCCTCGCAGTTCGACTACGATGTAAAGCTTTATCAGACTTACAAAGACTTCCTAATTGAAATAACAGAAGATAATGACAAGGAAAAAATTAAACAACTATACGAAAAAGTAGCGATATATCTATATGACCTATCCAAAGACCAAGGGATGGACTTGTATGGGTTCATATATGAAGAACTTGCCAGCAAGGAAAGTAAAAAAGAGCAAGGCGAATATTACACTCCAAGGCACACTATCAGGCCCGTGCTAAAATCTGTTTTCGAAAACTACTTGGCCTGGGATGCAAGCGAGCTAAATAAAAAAATTGTTCTTGACCCATTTTGCGGGTCTGGCGGCTTTCTCTATGAATATATAGAAATAATTAGGAAAAAATTCAATTTAAGCGACTCATTAATAGATGAGATCGCAGGAAAAAGCCTTTGGGGATTCGATAAAAGTAATGTACTCGGAGCCTATCTTAATCTTTTTCTCGCCGGGGATGGCTCAGCAAATGTTTACAGAGTAAGAACATCAATAAATTGGAGAAAATATTTTGTCTACAAGGACGAGAAAAACAAACTCAGCCGGTTGAATGATACAAAAGCAATAAAATTTCATCTAAAGCAAAATCTGGCCGACATTAATCGCCATCTCAAAATGCTTGCTGGAGTTGATGTCCAGATTTCCGAGCATGACATTGACGAATTTATTGAGCACGATAGTCCAGTAGATGCTTTCGCAATGAAGAAAGCAGGTTTAACATCCTGCAACAAAGATGAGCGCTATCTCGGAAATGTAGATCTTCTCATCACAAACGTCCCCTATGGGAGTGTCACTGAAAAACGTGAGCAATTCATTGAGTCAGGGCAGCCTGCGTATGGCGCTTCGTTAGAATCCAATGCCCTCAGGGAATGCATAGATTATCTGAAGCCAGCCGTAAAAAAAGGGAAGTATATCCAGCATGCCGGCGGTGTGTGTATCGCCATTGTCCCTGACTCGGTTTTAGAAAACCCAACTGACAAACCCATACGCGATTATTTAATTTCTAGATGTGAAATTCTTTCTATAGTAAGCCTGCCGCCTTTTACTTTTGCTCCATACGCTATGGAAAAGACCTACGTCCTCATCTTTCAAAAACTGGCCCCTGAAGATTTTGGTTATTACCGAGAGCTCGGCGAATGTTTTATGTACGACTCGATTTGTGACGGAAAGGCAAATTCAGTAAATAGGTACAAGACTGATCATGTTGCCAATTTTGAAATAAATGACTACAAGGGTAATAAAAGAATCGTAGAGGCTTATATCCATAACGATTTTGACCCGTTCTTTGAAAGTCTTGAGCCTAGCTCATATTCTTATCTCTCAAAGCTCGAGTGGGCCTGGAGGAAAGATTTTTCAAACTACAACCCTAACTGGGATCAAGAGAGGGTTTCTGAAGTCTGGGATAAGGGCGGATGGAGAGTACTGCCAGGCAAAAAATGGGGCTATTTCCCCCTAAAAAGATTCAAGCAGCTTATTCAGAAGGAAATTAAATCTAAAACACTTTATCGCAAGATTCATAGCTATCTTGAGAGTCAAGGGATAGACAAGCAAGCTTTCTGTGACGACTATGAGTTTTATAGAAATAAACTTATCGGCGATGTCGAGTTATCCGCAGCAGAGCACGAAAAGCTACACGCAGCGCAGCTCGCTTTATTAGATGTAGAAGCTGAATCTGTCACTCTTTACGAAAATCAAGAGATTGAAGATGTAGACCTAAACCCTGCATCTCATAGATATCTGGGAGTTAAAAAAGAGTCCTACAATTTTGAAAACCACTTAGAGCTAGTTCTAAATAGAACTTACGCATCTCTTGATAGAATAATAGATGAATTTTGCCACGACTTCTCTTCAGCATTTATGCCAGTGAGGCTCGGAACGGAGTTCGAGGTCATCCAGGGCACACAATTCTCTAAAGTCGACGCCTATAAAAATCCAGGTAACGTAGCTGTTTTTACAGCAGCTACCGATGGACCAGCTTATTTCGTTAGCGAAAAAATATCGGGAAAAGTCAAAGTCAACGGACCGTCATTAATATGGAGCCGAAAGGGCGCGAAGGCAGGTACAGTCCAAAAATATAATGAAAAAGACGAGTCGGGAAACTATCTTCCTTTTTTCATATCGGACGTATCTGGCACTATTAAGCCAAAGCCAGAAAAAGTTGATAGCTATGATCTTGATTTCCTTCTGGTGTATTTCTCCGGATTACTAAAAAATGAGCGCACATCAAATTCCAATAATGCCCAGGTAAATAAGAGTAAAATTGAGAATTTAATGATATTTCTGCCCAGCCTTGAAACCCAAATGAAAATCGGAGATTTAGTCCGAGCTACTGGCCACCGCTAA
- a CDS encoding glutamine synthetase family protein, whose amino-acid sequence MSPPPRAIQLNEANAFLKEHPEVLYIDLLIADMNGVVRGKRIERASLHKVYEAGINLPASLFALDINGSTVESTGLGMDIGDSDRICFPIPNTLAKEPWQRRPTAQLLMTMHERDGAPFFADPREVLRKVVSQFDELGLTICSAFELEFYLIDQENVNGRPQPPRSPISGKRPQSTQVYLIDDLDEYVDCLQDILEGAKEQAIPADAIVKESAPAQFEVNLHHVPDPLKACDYAVLLKRLIKNIAYDHEMDTTFMAKPYPGQAGNGLHVHISILDKQGKNIFACENPLESQTLRHAIGGLQETMAASMAFLCPNVNSYRRFGAQFYVPNAPSWGLDNRTVALRVPTDSDDAVRIEHRVAGADANPYLLMASVLAGIHHGLVNRIEPNQPTEGNAYEQVEPSLPTNLRDALRVLDDSEVMARYISPDYIDIFVACKESELAEFEHSISDLEYNWYLHTV is encoded by the coding sequence ATGTCACCGCCGCCACGTGCCATTCAGCTCAATGAAGCCAACGCCTTTCTCAAGGAACACCCCGAGGTCCTCTACATCGACCTGCTGATCGCCGACATGAACGGCGTGGTGCGCGGCAAGCGAATCGAGCGCGCCAGTCTGCACAAGGTTTATGAAGCCGGTATTAATCTGCCCGCATCGCTGTTCGCCCTCGACATCAACGGCAGCACCGTGGAAAGCACCGGCCTGGGCATGGATATCGGCGACTCCGACCGTATCTGCTTCCCGATCCCCAACACCCTGGCCAAGGAACCCTGGCAGCGCCGCCCTACCGCGCAACTGCTGATGACCATGCACGAACGCGATGGCGCACCGTTCTTCGCCGATCCACGGGAAGTGCTGCGCAAGGTCGTGAGCCAGTTCGACGAACTGGGGCTGACCATCTGCTCGGCCTTCGAGCTGGAGTTCTACCTGATCGACCAGGAGAACGTGAACGGACGTCCGCAGCCACCGCGCTCGCCGATCTCCGGCAAGCGCCCGCAATCGACCCAGGTCTACCTGATCGACGACCTCGACGAGTACGTCGACTGCCTGCAGGACATCCTCGAAGGCGCCAAGGAACAGGCCATCCCGGCCGATGCCATCGTCAAGGAAAGCGCCCCGGCGCAGTTCGAAGTCAACCTGCACCACGTCCCCGACCCGCTCAAGGCCTGCGACTACGCGGTGCTGCTCAAGCGCCTGATCAAGAACATCGCCTACGACCATGAAATGGACACCACCTTCATGGCCAAGCCCTACCCCGGCCAGGCCGGCAACGGGCTGCATGTGCACATCTCGATCCTCGACAAGCAGGGCAAGAACATCTTCGCCTGCGAGAATCCCCTGGAAAGCCAGACGCTCCGCCACGCCATCGGCGGCCTGCAGGAAACCATGGCTGCCTCGATGGCCTTCCTCTGTCCCAACGTCAACTCGTACCGCCGCTTCGGCGCACAGTTCTATGTGCCCAACGCGCCATCCTGGGGGCTGGACAACCGCACCGTGGCCTTGCGCGTACCGACTGACAGCGACGACGCGGTGCGCATCGAGCATCGGGTCGCCGGCGCCGACGCCAACCCCTATCTGTTGATGGCCTCGGTACTGGCCGGCATCCACCATGGCCTGGTCAACCGGATCGAACCGAACCAGCCAACCGAAGGCAACGCCTACGAACAGGTCGAGCCCAGCCTGCCGACCAACCTGCGCGACGCCCTGCGGGTACTCGACGACAGCGAAGTCATGGCGCGCTATATCAGCCCCGACTACATCGACATCTTCGTGGCGTGCAAGGAGAGCGAGCTGGCCGAATTCGAGCATTCGATTTCCGACCTGGAGTACAACTGGTACCTGCATACGGTCTAG
- a CDS encoding aldehyde dehydrogenase — translation MTDLTLSDWQQRARALDIEGRAFIQGDYVDALTNERFDCISPIDGRVLAQVASCDTQDAECAVASARAAFAAGSWSRLAPARRKAVMIRFADLLEAHREELALLETLDMGKPIRDALAVDIPGAARALRWSGEAIDKVYDEVAPTPHDQLGLVTREPVGVVAAIVPWNFPLMMACWKLGPALATGNSVILKPSEKSPLTAIRIARLAIEAGIPAGVLNVLPGYGHTVGKALALHMDVDTLVFTGSTRVAKQLMVYAGESNMKRVWLEAGGKSPNIVFADAPDLQQAAEAAASAIAFNQGEVCTAGSRLLVESSIRERFLPLLVDALKGWKPGNPLDPATNVGALVDTQQLNTVLSYIEAGHADGASLLLGGRRTLEDTGGLYVEPTIFSGVSNAMKIAREEIFGPVLSVISFDTPEQAVEIANDTLYGLAAAVWTADLSKALLTAKALRAGSVWVNQYDGGDMTAPFGGFKQSGNGRDKSLHAFDKYTELKATWIKL, via the coding sequence ATGACCGATCTGACCCTGTCCGACTGGCAGCAACGTGCCCGAGCGCTGGATATCGAAGGGCGCGCCTTCATCCAGGGCGATTATGTCGACGCTTTGACGAATGAGCGCTTCGACTGCATCAGTCCCATCGACGGTCGTGTACTGGCGCAGGTTGCCAGTTGCGATACGCAGGATGCCGAGTGTGCCGTGGCCAGTGCCCGCGCCGCGTTCGCAGCGGGAAGCTGGTCGCGGCTGGCGCCTGCCCGGCGCAAGGCGGTGATGATTCGCTTCGCCGATCTGCTGGAGGCGCACCGCGAGGAGCTGGCGCTGCTGGAAACCCTGGACATGGGCAAGCCGATCCGCGATGCCCTGGCGGTGGATATTCCCGGTGCGGCGCGCGCCTTGCGCTGGAGCGGCGAGGCGATCGACAAGGTTTACGATGAGGTGGCGCCGACGCCCCATGACCAACTGGGTCTGGTGACCCGCGAACCGGTGGGCGTGGTGGCGGCCATCGTGCCGTGGAATTTTCCGTTGATGATGGCCTGCTGGAAGCTCGGTCCGGCGCTGGCGACCGGCAATTCGGTAATCCTCAAGCCCTCCGAGAAGTCGCCCCTGACGGCCATCCGCATCGCACGCCTGGCCATCGAGGCCGGCATTCCGGCTGGCGTACTCAATGTGCTGCCGGGCTATGGGCACACCGTGGGCAAGGCGTTGGCGCTGCACATGGACGTCGACACCCTGGTCTTCACCGGCTCCACCCGGGTGGCCAAGCAATTGATGGTCTATGCCGGCGAGTCGAACATGAAGCGGGTCTGGCTGGAGGCGGGAGGAAAGAGCCCGAACATCGTCTTCGCCGATGCGCCTGATCTGCAACAGGCCGCCGAGGCTGCCGCCAGCGCGATTGCTTTCAACCAGGGCGAGGTCTGTACTGCCGGTTCGCGTTTGTTGGTGGAGAGCTCCATCCGCGAGCGATTCCTGCCGCTGCTGGTGGATGCCCTCAAGGGCTGGAAGCCTGGTAATCCGCTGGACCCGGCGACCAACGTCGGCGCCCTGGTGGATACCCAGCAGTTGAATACGGTGCTGTCCTATATCGAGGCTGGTCACGCTGACGGTGCCAGCCTGTTGCTAGGCGGCAGGCGTACGCTGGAGGACACCGGCGGGCTGTACGTGGAGCCGACCATTTTCAGCGGGGTGAGCAATGCGATGAAGATCGCCCGCGAGGAAATCTTCGGGCCCGTACTGTCGGTGATCAGTTTCGATACGCCGGAGCAGGCTGTCGAGATCGCCAACGACACGCTCTATGGCCTGGCAGCCGCAGTGTGGACGGCCGACCTGTCCAAGGCCTTGCTGACGGCTAAAGCGTTGCGGGCGGGCAGTGTCTGGGTCAATCAGTACGATGGTGGTGACATGACCGCGCCGTTCGGCGGCTTCAAGCAGTCCGGCAATGGCCGCGACAAGTCCCTGCATGCCTTCGACAAGTACACCGAACTGAAGGCGACCTGGATCAAGCTGTAG
- a CDS encoding helix-turn-helix domain-containing protein — protein sequence MTKAIYRPEYEVFLQHLKRLRIESGLTQAQCSEALGRPQSFMSDVERGVRRLDIVQLRDLCLVLGTDLASFSKAYELALTSDSLGT from the coding sequence ATGACCAAGGCTATCTACAGACCCGAATACGAGGTTTTTCTTCAACATCTTAAGCGGCTGCGCATTGAGTCCGGATTGACGCAAGCCCAGTGCTCTGAGGCCCTTGGGCGACCACAATCCTTCATGAGTGACGTCGAGCGGGGAGTGAGAAGGTTGGATATCGTGCAACTGCGCGATCTATGCCTAGTGTTAGGAACCGACCTAGCTAGCTTTTCCAAGGCATACGAACTGGCACTCACATCCGATAGCTTGGGCACCTAA
- a CDS encoding HDOD domain-containing protein yields MPISSYVLIAFSEPWRADRLCQLVQALRPGMKVVQVNDGLRALKACQRQAPLLLVADGELNGLDGPGLLRQLRRHGPTQRLACILISDRTSAEHIRTVLPLAPTAYLAKPVDLDNLRQRLDSLLPRAGTPQATSAIPAGGLSEFLERMRKSARGAPMMQAVHEVLERCLKATEQNLTDLEAVFRRDPQITARLISQSNSAAQHQGAPCQTLSQALARLGVKRSLNLALETAVQRNARLQDERLAALALGFCEQAQHTADLAYWLARQMKLDAELCYTAGLLQNIGELALLRSLQDWLDSGQALAEEELQQALRERAAGFGSALRAQWRLPLGLRQVIAAYYSLGGGVFSREALVLNLTRLLLELPATESAMSLESERVVRLLRVDASVLQRVPRG; encoded by the coding sequence TTGCCGATTTCATCTTATGTCCTGATTGCGTTCAGCGAGCCCTGGAGGGCCGACAGGTTGTGCCAACTGGTGCAGGCGCTGCGGCCGGGCATGAAAGTCGTGCAGGTCAACGATGGTTTGCGAGCCCTCAAGGCCTGCCAGCGGCAGGCTCCGCTCCTGCTGGTTGCCGACGGGGAGTTGAATGGCCTCGATGGACCAGGGCTGTTGCGGCAGTTGCGCCGTCATGGGCCGACACAGCGGCTGGCATGCATCCTGATCAGTGATCGCACTTCCGCCGAGCATATTCGTACGGTCCTGCCGCTGGCGCCCACGGCCTACCTGGCCAAGCCGGTCGACCTGGATAACCTGCGCCAGCGTCTGGATAGCCTGCTGCCGCGCGCTGGCACACCGCAGGCAACTTCGGCGATACCGGCTGGGGGCTTGTCCGAGTTCCTCGAGCGCATGCGCAAGAGCGCCCGTGGCGCGCCGATGATGCAGGCGGTTCACGAGGTGCTGGAGCGCTGCCTGAAGGCCACCGAGCAGAACCTGACTGACCTTGAGGCAGTGTTCCGGCGCGATCCGCAGATCACGGCGCGGCTGATCAGCCAGTCCAACAGCGCCGCCCAGCACCAGGGCGCGCCTTGCCAGACGCTGTCCCAGGCCCTGGCGCGGCTCGGCGTCAAGCGTTCGCTCAACCTGGCGCTGGAAACGGCCGTGCAGCGCAATGCGCGTTTGCAGGACGAGCGCCTGGCGGCCTTGGCCCTGGGGTTCTGTGAGCAGGCGCAGCACACCGCCGACCTGGCGTACTGGCTGGCACGCCAGATGAAGCTGGATGCGGAGCTGTGCTACACCGCCGGGCTGTTGCAGAACATTGGCGAACTGGCCTTGTTGCGCAGCCTGCAGGATTGGCTGGACAGTGGGCAGGCGCTCGCCGAGGAGGAACTGCAGCAGGCCTTGCGCGAGCGGGCGGCGGGCTTCGGTTCGGCGTTGCGGGCGCAGTGGCGGTTGCCCCTGGGGTTGCGGCAGGTGATTGCCGCCTATTACTCCCTGGGCGGCGGTGTGTTTTCCCGGGAGGCGCTGGTGCTCAACCTGACGCGATTGTTGCTGGAATTGCCGGCCACCGAGTCAGCGATGTCCCTGGAAAGCGAGCGTGTGGTGCGTCTGTTGCGCGTCGATGCGTCGGTCCTGCAGCGGGTGCCCCGAGGCTGA
- the rpmB gene encoding 50S ribosomal protein L28, which translates to MSRVCQVTGKGPVTGNNISHANNKTRRRFLPNLQHHRFWVESENRFVRLRLSAKGMRVIDKRGIDAVLAEIRARGEKV; encoded by the coding sequence ATGTCGAGAGTCTGTCAAGTTACCGGTAAGGGTCCGGTAACCGGGAACAACATTTCCCACGCAAACAACAAAACCCGTCGTCGTTTCCTGCCGAACCTGCAGCATCACCGCTTCTGGGTCGAGTCCGAGAACCGCTTCGTCCGTCTGCGCCTGAGCGCCAAGGGCATGCGCGTCATCGACAAGCGTGGTATCGACGCCGTTCTGGCTGAAATCCGCGCTCGCGGCGAGAAGGTTTAA
- a CDS encoding restriction endonuclease, with protein sequence MAKMWMIRGESGRLYDDFRERGVAAIGWSQLAAVAKPNMSRKEITQLYQQIEPNIKLGTAISGASQVWRFINEIQSGDWVVTYSPANRTYLVGKVTGGYEHHPELADIGMSLIRPVQWQNQEVDRDSLSTASKNSLGSTLTVFVVPDFALQELSAIANGASTLLKPTVDVEDADGDPLAGMAVLAFERIKDLINSLTWEEMQDLVAGLLRAMGYKTLVSPAGPDRGKDIIASPDGFGFENPRIIVEVKHRKEQMGSQQIRSFLGGRHKDDRGLYVSTGGFTKDAYYEADRASIPLTLWTLDNVARALIDNYELADSATKRLVPLKHTYFPI encoded by the coding sequence ATGGCCAAAATGTGGATGATTCGTGGCGAATCCGGTCGGCTGTATGACGACTTTCGGGAGCGAGGTGTTGCAGCTATTGGCTGGTCACAACTGGCGGCCGTAGCCAAGCCAAATATGTCGCGCAAGGAAATTACCCAGCTGTATCAGCAGATAGAGCCGAACATCAAGCTCGGAACCGCCATTTCCGGTGCCTCTCAGGTCTGGCGTTTCATAAATGAAATTCAATCAGGTGATTGGGTGGTGACTTATTCACCTGCCAACCGCACTTACCTGGTCGGTAAGGTTACAGGCGGCTATGAACATCACCCAGAGCTGGCTGACATCGGTATGTCGCTGATCCGCCCGGTTCAGTGGCAAAATCAGGAAGTCGACCGTGACAGCCTGAGCACCGCAAGCAAGAACAGCCTAGGCTCTACTCTCACCGTGTTCGTAGTGCCTGATTTTGCCCTGCAGGAGTTATCAGCCATAGCAAATGGAGCTAGCACTCTCCTGAAACCAACAGTTGATGTAGAGGATGCCGACGGCGACCCTCTAGCAGGAATGGCAGTCCTAGCTTTTGAGCGCATCAAAGATCTAATCAACTCACTCACCTGGGAGGAGATGCAGGATCTAGTGGCAGGTCTGTTGCGCGCGATGGGTTATAAAACTCTGGTTTCCCCTGCTGGACCAGACCGTGGCAAAGACATTATTGCTTCGCCAGATGGTTTTGGTTTCGAGAACCCGCGCATCATTGTTGAGGTCAAGCACCGAAAGGAACAGATGGGTAGTCAGCAAATCCGTAGCTTTCTTGGCGGCCGACACAAGGATGATCGTGGCCTCTATGTAAGCACCGGGGGGTTCACCAAGGACGCTTATTACGAGGCTGATCGAGCAAGTATACCTCTGACTCTATGGACTCTAGATAACGTAGCCCGAGCGCTAATAGATAATTACGAACTTGCTGACTCTGCAACTAAAAGACTAGTTCCCTTGAAGCATACTTATTTTCCAATATAA
- a CDS encoding helix-turn-helix domain-containing protein produces the protein MTQDIQAPEPSGVGPPNGDMKFDPHWFHVFKSMVDNDLRTLGPYAFAVYCVIKSHCRLESGLAEPGIETIAKKAGISARQVMRELKTLQEHGYVKKIRVSTTAIACKSAFPCSTHWARKKQWSSWSISRPRFKSW, from the coding sequence ATGACTCAGGATATTCAGGCCCCGGAACCGTCCGGAGTAGGGCCCCCAAACGGGGATATGAAGTTTGATCCCCATTGGTTCCATGTCTTCAAGTCCATGGTGGACAACGATCTCAGAACCCTCGGCCCATACGCTTTTGCCGTGTATTGCGTGATCAAGTCGCATTGCAGGCTCGAAAGTGGCTTGGCTGAGCCAGGTATCGAGACAATTGCTAAGAAAGCGGGAATTAGCGCCAGGCAGGTGATGCGCGAGCTGAAAACGCTTCAGGAGCATGGCTACGTTAAAAAGATCCGGGTAAGCACAACGGCTATCGCCTGCAAGAGCGCCTTTCCGTGTTCGACCCACTGGGCGAGAAAAAAGCAGTGGTCAAGCTGGAGTATCAGCCGGCCAAGATTCAAGAGCTGGTGA